The genomic DNA CCAGGCGCGCAGGGTGTCGGCGCCGATCGCCCGCCGGTTCGACGGGTCCGGCGCGCCGTACAGCGCCAGCTCCACCGGCGCGCCCTGGCTCCGAGCGAGGCGGACGGCCTCGACGGCGACGTCGATCCCCTTCGACCACAGCATCCGGGCGACGACGGCCACCCGCAGCGGCGGCATCGGCGGCAGCGGCTGCGGGACGAGGATTGCGGGATCGACGCCGGCGCCGCCCACCACGGTCACCGACCGGTCGAGCGGGTCCAGGCCCAGGGCCAGGGCGTCGTCGGGGTTCTCGAAGAGGAAGCGCGTCCGCGACGAGGCCAGCGGCCCCCGGATCAGCGCCCGCAGGGCGAGGCGCGCCGCCCGGCCGAGGCGGTCGCTCCGGGCGCCGACGAGGCCGAGGCCGGTCAGGGCGAAGACGCGGGACGGGATGCCCGCCATGGCGGCGGCCGTGCCGCCGACCAGGATGCCGCGCAGGGCGATGCAGTGGACGATGTCGGTCTTCAGCGCCTTCAGGATCGCGGCGAGCTGCCCGGCCGCGTAGCCCGCGGCCATCGGGTTGAGGCTCGCCCGCTCGGCCTCCAGGTTGACGACCTGCGCGCCGGTCGCCTCGATGGCGGCCCGGTGGAGGCGGACCCGCGTCACCACCGCGACCGAGAGACCCATGCCGACGGCGGCGCGGGCCATCGGAAGGAAATGCGAGGCGAAGAACCAGTCCTCGGTCACCACGAAGACCAGGCGGCGCATCGGAACGGGCAGGTTCCCGGGTTCGGCATCGGACTGCATCCGTCCCCTCTAGCACGGCGGCGGGGCCCGTCCTGCGACGGATGTGCAGGCCCGGAACGGCGATCCCGTGCCGCCGGTTGTCCAAGGCCTTCTCGCCGGGCGAGGCAGCCCGGCGGCGTCGATGGGAGGGGCTGTTCATGGCGTGCGTCGAGACGGCGGAGAGCGGCGGAGACCTCCGCGCCGCGGCCGAGGAGGCCGGGCTCGTCTACGTCGATGACGGCCGGCCCGGGCTGACCCGCCGCCGCAGCGGCACCGGCTTCCGCTACTGCGACGCGAAGGGCGCGCCGGTGCGCGACAGGGCCGTGCTGGCCCGCATCCGCGGCCTCGCGATCCCGCCGGCCTACACGGATGTCTGGATCTGCCCCCGCCGCAACGGCCACATCCAGGCGACGGGCCGCGACGCCAAGGGGCGCAAGCAGTACCGCTACCACCCGGACTTCCGGCAGGCGCGGGAGGCCAACAAGTTCTCGCGGATCATGGCCTTCGCGGACGCGTTGCCGGGCATCCGCCGGCGCGTCGACGCCGACATGAGGCGGCCGGGCCTGCCCCGCGACAAGGTGCTGGCCACCGTGGTCCACCTGCTGGAGACCACGCTGATCCGCGTCGGCAACGACGATTACGCGCGGACCAACAAGAGCTACGGCCTGACGACCCTGCGCGACCCCCACGTCCGGATCGAGGGTTCGGCCCTGTCGTTCCGCTTCAAGGGCAAGAGCGGCAAGACCTGGGACGTGTCGCTGAAGGACCGGCGGGTCGCCCGGATCGTCAAGGCGTGCCAGGACCTGCCGGGCCAGGAGCTGTTCCAGTATCTCGACCCGGACGGCACCCAGCGCGACGTCACCTCCTCGGACGTGAACGCGTACCTGCGCGAGATCACCGGCGAGGATTTCACCGCCAAGGATTTTCGGACCTGGGCCGGCACGGTGCTGGCGGCGCTGGCGCTGCGGGAGTTCGAGAGCTTCGACAGCGAGGCCGGAGCCAAGCGCAACATCCGCGCGGCCATCGAGAACGTCGCGGGCCGCCTCGGCAACACGCCGACGATCTGCCGCAAGTGCTACATCCACCCGCAGATCCTCGACTGCTACCTGGAGGGCGGCCTGCTCCTGCAGGTGAAGGACGCGGTCGAATCGGAGCTGAGCGAGGACCTGTCGAGCCTGCGGCCCGAGGAGGCGGCGGTGCTGGGACTCCTGCAGGCGCGCCTCTCTGCCGCCGAGGACGCCGTCAAGGCCGGAGGTCGGGTCAAGCCGGCGGGCGCGCGGAAACGCGGGGCGAAGACGCCAGAGCGGTCCAAGAGCGGGACGGCGGCCAAGCGCGCGTCCGGAGCCCGGAAGGCGGCCGCGGCCGCTTAGGGGGGCGGTCTCGCCGAGATCGCCCGATCCCCCTCTCAGTGCCGGGACTGGTTGTCGTTGCCCGAGGACCGGTTGTCGGTGCCGCGCCGAACCTGATCGCTGGAATCGACCACGGGGGCCAGGCCGAGCTGGCGGGCCAGCGAGACGAGGTCCTTGAGCCGGCCGGTCTGGGTCTTGCGCCGCAGGTTGAGCCGGTGGGTCTCCACCGTGCGCACGCTGAGCGCCAGCCGCCGCGCGACCTCCTTGTTGCTGAACCCGGAACTCAGAAAGCGCAGCACCTCGGCCTCGCGGGGCGTCAGCCCGAGGCTCTCGCCGGCCTCCGGCGGCATCGCCACCGGCTGCTCCGGCGGGACCAGCACGTCCGAGCCCTCCGCCAGCGCCAGCAGCGCCGCGCCGAGGTCCCGCGGCGACTTGGAGCGCGCCACGAAAGCGTCGGCGCCGGCGGCCAGCAGGGCGCGCAGGTCGTCCGCCGTCAGCGCGCCGAAGGCGACCAGCGTGCGCAGCGCCGGCTGGCGCTCCTTCAAGGCGACGATGCGGGCGATCCCGTCGGCCAGCCGGATCTCGTCGAGGAAGACCAGGGCGACGCTGCTGCCGGCGTCGGCGCGATCGAGATCGGCCTCGCCGATGGTGTGGAATTCGGGCATGTGCTCGAGGGTGGCGCGAACCGTCGCGCTCAGGTCCTCCGGCTCATCCAGGATCAGGACGCCAACGGCCGTACTCATGACCTCGCACCTCTCTCTCCCGGCTTGATACAGGCGGCCGGGATCGAAGGCGAAGTTCCAAGATCCGTTCCAGCAACAACTCGCGAATATTAAGCTTTATATTGGCCGAATCGCTCCCCAGAAACGGATACTCGGCGAATCAATGCGCCGATCTGGGACGACGGTGGGACACCGCTCGACGGACTGTGCCGATCCGGGACGGGCGGTCCGGCTCAGCCCGCGACGGCGCGGATACCCTCGCTGTGATCCGGCACCACCCGGTTCCGGCCGCCGCCCTTCGCCGCGTAGAGCGCGACATCGGCCCGCTTGACCAGGGCCTCGACGCTGTCGCCGTCGCGCCACGTGCTGACGCCGAAGCTGCAGCTCAGCGCGATCGGACCCCGCGTCCCGCTGATCCGCAGGGCCTGGACGTCGGCGCGCAGGCGCTCGGCCTGCGCCACGGCCTCCGCGAGCCCGCGGCCGGGCAGGATGACCGCGAATTCCTCGCCGCCGAGGCGTCCCGCGATCCCCGCACCGGCGATCAGCTCGGCCACGGCCTTGATCGCCACGTCGCCGACATCGTGCCCGTGCTCGTCGTTGATGCGCTTGAAGTGATCGATGTCGAGGAGGATCGCCGAGACGGCGCCCGGCCTCGGGTCCCGTGCCGCGGCGGCCCGCGCGCGCTTGAAGAAGGCGCGCCGGTTGTAGGAGCCGGTCAGCGGGTCCGTCTCGGCGAGGCGGATCAGCTCCTCCTGCATGGTGGTCAGGCGCTCGGCCGCGCGCAGGCGCGCGTTCAGCTCCTCGGCGCTCGGCGGCTTCTCGATGAAGTCGTCGGCGCCGCTGTCGAGGGCCTCGGCCAGGCTGCGGACGTTGCGGGCCGACGACATGGTGATGACGTGCAGCGGCCCGCGGGATTCGGCGAGGAGCCGGGCCGACCAGCAGAGTTCGAGCCCGCAGAGCGGCCGCACCTCCAGGCTGGTGATGAGGACCCGGACCGCGGGCGTCGCCGCCAGGAACTCCAGCGCCCGCTCCGAATCCGTGAACGGGTGCACCGCGTGGCCGCGCGGCTCGATCAGGGACGCGATGATCTGCAGCACGACGCGGCTCGAGTCGACGATGACGATCTGCATGGCCTGACCCGCACCCGATATCCGCGGTGTAAGCTGGAAGGCTTAACCGCCCCCCAACGGAGCTGAACCCCGGTATGAGCGTGGCCATTACCACTCCGGATCGGCGCTATATCGTTGTCCGGGCGCGTCTGTGGCGCCGCGCGAATCCCGACCTGTCGGAAACTTGTCGGGCCGCGCTGGTGCAGCGCCTGATGGCGGCGCGCCGGGGCGTGAAGGAGGCCAAGCGGGCCGAGCGCGCGGGCGAGCCGGGCGCCGCGGAGGCGCTCGCCGCCGCCAGGGCCGAGGTCGATGCGGCGAAGGTCGGACTCGGCGAGCGCGGGCCGGTCTGGTGGACGGACGGCGCGCCCGACCTCAACCGGCACCTCGTCCGCAACA from Methylobacterium oryzae includes the following:
- a CDS encoding DNA topoisomerase IB, which codes for MACVETAESGGDLRAAAEEAGLVYVDDGRPGLTRRRSGTGFRYCDAKGAPVRDRAVLARIRGLAIPPAYTDVWICPRRNGHIQATGRDAKGRKQYRYHPDFRQAREANKFSRIMAFADALPGIRRRVDADMRRPGLPRDKVLATVVHLLETTLIRVGNDDYARTNKSYGLTTLRDPHVRIEGSALSFRFKGKSGKTWDVSLKDRRVARIVKACQDLPGQELFQYLDPDGTQRDVTSSDVNAYLREITGEDFTAKDFRTWAGTVLAALALREFESFDSEAGAKRNIRAAIENVAGRLGNTPTICRKCYIHPQILDCYLEGGLLLQVKDAVESELSEDLSSLRPEEAAVLGLLQARLSAAEDAVKAGGRVKPAGARKRGAKTPERSKSGTAAKRASGARKAAAAA
- a CDS encoding LuxR C-terminal-related transcriptional regulator, which codes for MSTAVGVLILDEPEDLSATVRATLEHMPEFHTIGEADLDRADAGSSVALVFLDEIRLADGIARIVALKERQPALRTLVAFGALTADDLRALLAAGADAFVARSKSPRDLGAALLALAEGSDVLVPPEQPVAMPPEAGESLGLTPREAEVLRFLSSGFSNKEVARRLALSVRTVETHRLNLRRKTQTGRLKDLVSLARQLGLAPVVDSSDQVRRGTDNRSSGNDNQSRH
- a CDS encoding glycosyltransferase, coding for MQSDAEPGNLPVPMRRLVFVVTEDWFFASHFLPMARAAVGMGLSVAVVTRVRLHRAAIEATGAQVVNLEAERASLNPMAAGYAAGQLAAILKALKTDIVHCIALRGILVGGTAAAMAGIPSRVFALTGLGLVGARSDRLGRAARLALRALIRGPLASSRTRFLFENPDDALALGLDPLDRSVTVVGGAGVDPAILVPQPLPPMPPLRVAVVARMLWSKGIDVAVEAVRLARSQGAPVELALYGAPDPSNRRAIGADTLRAWSRDGIVWHGPTTDVAGVWAGHHVACLPSRGGEGLPRTLLEAAACGRTLVASDVPGCRSLVRDGVEGLLVPPDDAPALAAALARLSGDAGLVAGLGAAARARIETGGFTETAVTDQVRAVWRDLLEA
- a CDS encoding GGDEF domain-containing protein, translating into MQIVIVDSSRVVLQIIASLIEPRGHAVHPFTDSERALEFLAATPAVRVLITSLEVRPLCGLELCWSARLLAESRGPLHVITMSSARNVRSLAEALDSGADDFIEKPPSAEELNARLRAAERLTTMQEELIRLAETDPLTGSYNRRAFFKRARAAAARDPRPGAVSAILLDIDHFKRINDEHGHDVGDVAIKAVAELIAGAGIAGRLGGEEFAVILPGRGLAEAVAQAERLRADVQALRISGTRGPIALSCSFGVSTWRDGDSVEALVKRADVALYAAKGGGRNRVVPDHSEGIRAVAG